In Paraflavitalea devenefica, the following are encoded in one genomic region:
- a CDS encoding GMC oxidoreductase, which produces MAENAYDAIVVGSGISGGWAAKELCEKGLKVLMLERGNDIEHVKGYVNASKNPWEFPHRGGKTQEMIKAYPVLNRDYPLNETNLEYWTNEKDCPYTETKRFDWFRGYHVGGRSLMWGRQSYRWSDFDFEANAKDGHGVDWPIRYKDIAPWYDHAEKFAGISGNKDGIPQLPDGQFLPPMDLNCVEKDVAARIKDHYKGQRLLTIGRVANITVPLPGRTNCQYRNKCWLGCPFGAYFSTQSSTLPAARATGNLTLRPFSIVTKILYDKDSKKAKGVEIVDAETNKTIEYTAKVIFLCASAMNSTWVLMNSATDIWPDGLGSSSGELGHNLMDHHFRVGASGTVEGYEDKYYFGRRPTGFYIPRFRNLFGEKRDYVRGFGYQGGASREGWGRSVAELSIGAELKDALTEPGPWTIGMTAFGEVLPYHDNKITLNKHVKDKWGLPVLDIDAEIKENEKKMQKDMEQDGVEMLEAAGVKNVHGYKGDYAMGMGIHEMGTARMGKDPKTSVLNGHNQVWDCKNVFVTDGAAMTSAACVNPSLTYMALTARAADFAVSELKKGNL; this is translated from the coding sequence ATGGCAGAGAATGCATATGATGCGATTGTGGTAGGTAGCGGCATTAGCGGCGGCTGGGCAGCCAAAGAGCTTTGCGAAAAAGGATTGAAGGTGTTGATGCTGGAACGCGGGAATGATATTGAACATGTGAAAGGGTATGTGAACGCCAGCAAAAATCCCTGGGAATTCCCGCACCGTGGCGGCAAAACACAGGAGATGATCAAAGCCTATCCCGTATTGAACCGGGATTACCCGTTGAATGAAACGAATCTTGAGTACTGGACGAATGAAAAGGATTGTCCCTATACTGAAACGAAGCGATTTGACTGGTTCCGCGGCTATCATGTGGGTGGACGCTCCCTGATGTGGGGACGCCAGAGCTACCGCTGGAGTGATTTTGATTTTGAAGCGAATGCCAAGGATGGCCATGGCGTAGACTGGCCGATCCGCTATAAAGATATTGCTCCCTGGTATGACCATGCAGAGAAGTTTGCCGGCATCAGTGGTAATAAAGATGGCATTCCGCAATTACCGGATGGCCAGTTTCTGCCGCCCATGGACCTTAACTGCGTGGAAAAAGATGTAGCAGCCCGTATTAAAGATCACTATAAAGGCCAGCGCCTGCTGACGATTGGCCGCGTAGCCAATATTACGGTGCCTTTACCGGGCCGCACGAATTGCCAATACCGCAATAAATGCTGGCTGGGTTGTCCCTTCGGCGCTTATTTCAGCACCCAGTCTTCTACCCTGCCGGCCGCACGCGCTACCGGCAACCTGACGCTTCGCCCCTTCTCTATTGTAACGAAGATCCTGTACGACAAGGATAGCAAGAAAGCGAAAGGGGTAGAGATTGTTGATGCAGAAACGAATAAAACGATTGAATATACTGCCAAGGTGATTTTCCTGTGCGCTTCGGCCATGAACAGTACCTGGGTATTGATGAATTCTGCCACCGATATATGGCCCGACGGATTGGGCAGCAGCAGCGGTGAGCTGGGCCATAACCTGATGGACCACCATTTCCGCGTGGGCGCTTCCGGCACGGTGGAAGGCTATGAGGACAAGTATTATTTCGGCCGACGTCCGACCGGCTTTTATATTCCGCGGTTCCGTAACCTGTTTGGCGAAAAGCGGGATTATGTGCGTGGTTTTGGCTACCAGGGCGGGGCCAGCCGTGAAGGCTGGGGCCGTAGTGTGGCCGAACTGAGCATTGGCGCCGAACTGAAGGATGCTTTGACAGAACCAGGCCCCTGGACGATTGGTATGACTGCCTTTGGCGAGGTATTGCCTTACCATGATAATAAGATCACGCTCAACAAGCATGTGAAGGATAAATGGGGCTTACCAGTACTGGACATAGATGCCGAGATCAAAGAGAATGAAAAGAAGATGCAAAAGGATATGGAGCAGGATGGCGTTGAGATGCTGGAAGCTGCCGGCGTAAAGAATGTACATGGCTATAAAGGCGATTATGCCATGGGCATGGGTATTCATGAGATGGGTACGGCCCGGATGGGAAAAGACCCGAAGACTTCTGTGTTAAATGGCCATAACCAGGTATGGGATTGCAAGAATGTGTTTGTAACAGACGGAGCTGCCATGACATCTGCTGCGTGTGTGAACCCTTCCCTTACTTATATGGCGCTGACAGCCAGAGCAGCGGATTTTGCTGTGAGTGAATTGAAGAAGGGGAATCTTTAG
- a CDS encoding TIM barrel protein, producing MSYNRRQFLKTGGVFASALAMGSATDLFAANKPLKQFGLQLYTLREDLPKDPQGILKQIASFGYKQIEGYEGPKGIYWGMGHKEFKKYMDDLGMTMVSTHCNINADFEKKAAEAGEIGMKYLICPYIGAQKTLDDYKKYAEKFNACGDICKKNGLRFAYHNHGYTFVSLDGVMPQDTLMQNTNADTVDFEMDIYWVATPGEDPITWLKKYPNRFRLCHVKDREKGADPKQHEASVNLGTGYLDFGKILKTAKANGMQYYIVEQERYEGTTPLKAAEADAVYMKKLSF from the coding sequence ATGAGTTATAACCGGAGACAGTTTTTGAAGACCGGAGGCGTATTTGCTTCTGCCCTGGCGATGGGTTCGGCCACGGACCTGTTTGCCGCCAATAAACCGCTTAAGCAATTCGGATTACAATTGTACACCCTCCGTGAGGACCTGCCTAAAGACCCGCAAGGTATTTTAAAGCAGATCGCCTCTTTTGGTTATAAGCAGATAGAAGGTTATGAAGGCCCTAAAGGTATTTACTGGGGTATGGGCCATAAAGAGTTTAAAAAGTATATGGACGACCTGGGCATGACGATGGTGTCGACCCATTGCAATATTAATGCTGACTTTGAGAAGAAAGCAGCAGAGGCTGGTGAGATTGGTATGAAGTACCTGATCTGCCCTTATATCGGTGCGCAGAAAACACTTGATGATTATAAGAAGTATGCAGAGAAGTTTAATGCCTGCGGCGACATTTGCAAGAAGAACGGTCTGCGCTTTGCCTACCATAATCACGGGTATACTTTTGTTTCCCTGGATGGTGTGATGCCACAGGATACGCTGATGCAGAACACGAATGCTGACACGGTAGATTTTGAGATGGATATTTACTGGGTAGCTACGCCGGGTGAAGACCCGATTACCTGGCTGAAGAAGTATCCCAACCGTTTCCGTTTGTGCCATGTTAAGGACCGGGAAAAAGGCGCTGATCCGAAACAGCATGAAGCCTCTGTAAACCTGGGAACCGGCTATCTTGATTTTGGCAAGATATTAAAGACTGCCAAGGCGAATGGCATGCAATATTATATTGTAGAGCAGGAGCGCTATGAAGGCACTACCCCACTGAAGGCAGCAGAAGCGGATGCCGTGTATATGAAGAAGCTGAGTTTTTAG
- a CDS encoding gluconate 2-dehydrogenase subunit 3 family protein, with the protein MNRREAVSRVALLLGSTVIGAEFFLSGCKASDDKHATTLDFKPTDIAYLDEIAETIIPTTNTPGAKAAGVGTFMTVMVKDCYDEKNQQIFLEGMTKLDDACHKMHETSFMKATPEQRKALLVTLDNEQKEYNKDKKKEDPAHYFSQLKQLTLLGYFTSEIGATQALRYEAVPGRYDGCMPYKKGDRAWAT; encoded by the coding sequence ATGAACAGAAGAGAAGCCGTATCGAGGGTTGCCCTGTTGCTGGGTAGCACGGTTATCGGAGCTGAGTTTTTTCTGTCGGGCTGTAAGGCCAGCGATGATAAGCACGCTACCACGCTGGACTTTAAACCAACTGATATTGCCTACCTGGACGAGATTGCCGAGACCATTATTCCTACCACGAATACCCCCGGCGCCAAAGCAGCCGGCGTAGGAACGTTTATGACGGTGATGGTGAAGGATTGTTATGACGAGAAGAACCAACAAATCTTCCTGGAAGGTATGACCAAGCTGGATGACGCCTGTCACAAGATGCATGAAACGTCGTTTATGAAGGCTACACCCGAACAGCGGAAGGCTTTGCTGGTGACGCTTGATAATGAACAGAAAGAATATAATAAGGATAAAAAGAAAGAAGACCCTGCTCATTATTTCTCCCAACTGAAGCAACTGACGCTGCTGGGCTATTTCACTTCTGAGATTGGCGCCACCCAGGCGTTGCGTTATGAAGCAGTACCCGGACGTTATGACGGCTGCATGCCGTATAAGAAAGGTGACAGGGCGTGGGCCACATAG
- a CDS encoding GMC oxidoreductase, with protein MPGDSTNVNINNKATAQNTYDAIVVGSGISGGWAAKELCEKGLKTLVLERGRDVVHIKDYKDTDKAPWELPHHGNLSQEDRHNSPIQSKCYAFNEVSKKFFVNDLENPYNEIKPFNWIRGYHVGGRSLMWGRQSYRWSDIDFAANAKDGYGTDWPIRYKDLAPWYSYAEKFAGISGSLEGLPQLPDGEFLPAMEMNCVEKHVAARIKDRFKERTMIIGRSANHTAKVGDRGPCQYRSRCHEGCPFGGYFSSNSATLPAATKTGNLTLRPYSIVLEVIYDKDTKRAKGVRILDAETMKTEEYYAKIVFLNASTLGTTSILLNSVSDAFPNGLGNTSEQVGHNLMDHHYGVGANGEIEGFDDKYVFGRRPNGIYIPRFRNISETTKRTDYVRGFGYQGGANRGRARGHDGIGVDLKESLLEPGTWSMGMGSWGEHLPYYENKVTLNKEKKDKWGLPTLDIDCEFKENEMKMREDMKNSAVEMLEAVGAKNVKSFDNAPPPGFCIHEMGTARMGRDPKTSVLNKWNQMHDVKNVFITDGACMSSSACQNPSLTYMALTARAADYAVEELKKGNL; from the coding sequence ATGCCCGGGGATTCAACGAACGTCAACATTAATAATAAGGCAACTGCACAAAACACGTATGATGCAATTGTTGTAGGCAGCGGTATCAGCGGAGGCTGGGCCGCCAAAGAGCTTTGCGAAAAAGGACTGAAGACACTGGTCCTGGAACGCGGGCGGGATGTGGTACATATCAAGGATTATAAAGACACGGATAAAGCTCCCTGGGAGTTACCCCACCATGGTAATCTTTCCCAGGAAGACCGACATAATAGTCCCATTCAAAGCAAGTGTTATGCTTTTAATGAGGTGTCGAAGAAGTTCTTTGTAAATGATCTTGAGAATCCTTATAACGAGATAAAGCCATTCAACTGGATACGCGGTTATCATGTGGGGGGCCGCTCCCTGATGTGGGGCCGCCAGAGTTACCGGTGGAGTGATATTGATTTTGCTGCGAATGCGAAGGATGGTTATGGTACAGACTGGCCGATCCGTTATAAAGATCTGGCACCCTGGTACAGTTATGCCGAGAAATTTGCCGGTATCAGCGGTTCCTTAGAGGGATTGCCTCAACTGCCTGATGGCGAGTTTCTGCCGGCGATGGAAATGAACTGCGTGGAGAAGCATGTGGCCGCACGGATCAAAGACCGTTTTAAAGAACGCACCATGATCATTGGCCGCTCCGCTAACCACACGGCTAAGGTAGGCGACCGCGGTCCCTGTCAGTACAGGAGCCGTTGCCATGAAGGCTGCCCATTCGGTGGTTATTTCAGCAGTAATTCGGCCACCCTGCCGGCCGCCACGAAGACGGGCAACCTGACTTTACGCCCTTATTCTATTGTACTGGAAGTGATTTATGATAAAGACACGAAACGTGCAAAAGGCGTGCGCATCCTGGACGCAGAAACGATGAAGACTGAGGAATACTATGCGAAGATCGTTTTCCTGAATGCTTCCACCCTGGGCACTACGTCTATTTTATTGAATTCTGTTTCGGATGCGTTTCCCAATGGCCTGGGCAATACGAGTGAGCAGGTGGGCCATAACCTGATGGACCATCACTACGGTGTAGGTGCCAACGGTGAGATAGAGGGCTTTGACGACAAGTATGTTTTTGGACGCCGGCCGAATGGCATTTATATTCCCCGGTTCCGCAATATCAGCGAAACCACCAAACGTACTGATTATGTACGGGGCTTTGGCTACCAGGGTGGCGCCAACCGCGGGCGTGCCCGTGGGCATGACGGTATTGGCGTAGATCTGAAGGAAAGTTTACTGGAACCCGGCACCTGGTCGATGGGTATGGGCTCATGGGGTGAGCATTTGCCTTATTATGAAAATAAGGTGACCCTGAATAAGGAAAAGAAAGACAAGTGGGGATTGCCCACTTTGGATATAGACTGCGAGTTCAAGGAGAATGAGATGAAGATGCGGGAGGATATGAAGAACAGCGCCGTAGAGATGCTGGAAGCTGTAGGAGCCAAGAATGTGAAGTCCTTTGATAATGCACCGCCTCCCGGATTTTGTATCCATGAGATGGGTACCGCGCGTATGGGTCGCGACCCGAAGACGTCGGTACTGAATAAGTGGAACCAAATGCATGACGTAAAGAATGTATTTATTACTGATGGCGCCTGCATGAGCTCATCGGCCTGCCAGAACCCATCGCTGACGTATATGGCGCTGACTGCGAGAGCAGCGGATTATGCAGTAGAGGAACTGAAGAAAGGGAATTTATAA